A region of Bradyrhizobium sp. SZCCHNS1050 DNA encodes the following proteins:
- a CDS encoding TRAP transporter small permease: protein MQRAFMDRIIDGIEWIAAFFVGIVALDIFLSVLLRNTLNYSIPDSFDIGRMLLGILIFWGIAATSYRGTHITVDLIWGNVGPRYQRWIDIFATLVLLFVVTVQTWTLFDKVRGTYEDNVLTFDLHMPTWPFFAVAWIGDVSAVLLIAIRTYRLIFHPEEIHDPQVKPTE, encoded by the coding sequence ATGCAGCGCGCCTTCATGGACCGGATCATCGACGGGATCGAGTGGATCGCCGCGTTCTTCGTCGGCATCGTCGCGCTCGACATCTTCCTGTCGGTGCTGCTCCGCAACACGCTGAACTATTCGATCCCCGATTCCTTCGACATCGGGCGCATGCTGCTCGGCATCCTGATCTTCTGGGGCATCGCTGCGACGTCATACCGCGGCACCCACATCACCGTGGATCTCATCTGGGGCAATGTTGGCCCGCGCTATCAGCGCTGGATCGACATCTTCGCAACGCTGGTACTGCTGTTCGTCGTCACGGTGCAGACCTGGACCCTGTTCGACAAGGTGCGCGGCACCTATGAGGACAACGTCCTCACCTTCGATCTGCACATGCCGACCTGGCCGTTCTTCGCCGTCGCCTGGATCGGCGACGTTTCGGCGGTGCTCCTGATCGCCATCCGGACCTATCGCCTGATCTTCCACCCCGAGGAGATTCATGACCCTCAAGTCAAGCCCACGGAGTAG
- a CDS encoding TRAP transporter permease, with protein MSTDAVAVIGFVALFALMLLRVPVGMAMGLVGVSGFAYLVNGTAALKLVGQTSMRTVTDYTFGVIPMFLLMGTFVSNSGMSRELFRAANGFVGHLRGGLGIATVAACGGFAAICGSSVATAATFSAVAYPEMRRFGYPQSFATGVIAAGGTLGAMLPPSTVLAVYGIITEQDIGKLFIAGIIPGLLAMTMYMITITVIGRVRPDFLPRGEAPPWRERIAGLKGIWAPVLLFLFVIGGLYGLPFLPRFTPTEAGGVGATGAFLIGVFTGRLDKDKILASLLQATRTAAAVFTVLIGALIFGYFLTVTQTPQKVTEFLTGLGLGPYGVLALIMVMYLVLGCLMDAMAMIILTVPIIFPVISHLGFDPIWFGVIIVMTVELGLIHPPVGMNVFVIKSVVKDVSFSTIFKGVLPFVATDLIRLVILIAFPLLATWLPQQMMAR; from the coding sequence ATGAGCACGGATGCGGTTGCCGTCATCGGCTTCGTTGCGCTGTTTGCGCTGATGCTGCTGCGCGTGCCGGTGGGCATGGCGATGGGACTCGTCGGCGTGTCCGGCTTCGCCTATCTCGTCAACGGTACGGCGGCGCTGAAGCTGGTTGGCCAGACCTCGATGCGCACGGTCACGGACTACACGTTCGGCGTGATCCCGATGTTCCTGCTGATGGGAACGTTCGTGTCCAACTCGGGCATGAGCCGCGAGCTGTTCCGCGCCGCCAACGGCTTCGTCGGCCATCTGCGCGGCGGGCTCGGCATCGCCACGGTGGCGGCCTGCGGCGGCTTCGCCGCGATCTGCGGCTCGTCGGTGGCGACCGCCGCGACCTTCTCGGCCGTGGCCTATCCGGAGATGCGCCGCTTCGGCTATCCGCAGTCCTTCGCCACCGGCGTCATCGCCGCCGGCGGCACCTTGGGCGCGATGCTGCCGCCGTCGACCGTGCTCGCCGTCTACGGCATCATCACCGAGCAGGACATCGGCAAGCTGTTCATCGCCGGCATCATCCCCGGCCTCTTGGCGATGACCATGTACATGATCACCATCACGGTGATCGGCCGTGTCAGGCCGGATTTCCTGCCCAGGGGCGAGGCGCCGCCGTGGCGCGAGCGCATCGCCGGCCTGAAGGGCATCTGGGCGCCGGTGCTGCTGTTCCTGTTCGTGATCGGCGGTCTCTATGGTCTTCCGTTCCTGCCGCGCTTCACGCCGACGGAAGCCGGCGGTGTCGGCGCCACCGGTGCGTTCCTGATCGGCGTATTCACCGGCCGGCTCGACAAGGACAAGATCCTGGCCTCGCTGCTGCAGGCCACGCGCACCGCCGCGGCCGTGTTCACGGTGCTGATCGGCGCCTTGATCTTCGGCTACTTCCTGACGGTGACGCAGACGCCGCAGAAGGTGACGGAGTTCCTCACCGGTCTCGGCCTCGGGCCCTACGGGGTGCTGGCGCTGATCATGGTGATGTACCTCGTCCTCGGCTGCCTGATGGACGCGATGGCGATGATCATCCTGACCGTGCCGATCATCTTCCCGGTGATCTCGCATCTCGGCTTCGATCCGATCTGGTTCGGCGTCATCATCGTGATGACCGTCGAGCTCGGCCTGATCCATCCCCCCGTCGGCATGAACGTGTTCGTGATCAAGAGCGTGGTGAAGGACGTGTCGTTCTCGACCATCTTCAAGGGCGTGCTGCCGTTCGTCGCGACCGACCTGATCCGGCTGGTGATCCTGATCGCCTTCCCGCTCCTCGCCACCTGGCTGCCGCAACAGATGATGGCCCGCTGA
- a CDS encoding DUF3237 domain-containing protein, whose protein sequence is MTTPILETRYVFTLTVMIGDVTSAGETGIGVRRIIPIHGGEVKGPGRAGEGISGRICNFGADFQIIRPNELIDLEAKYAFETDDGATIYVENRGIRFGPVDLLQKLKRGEPVDPRLIYFRTHPRFETGHEKYRWLMEHVFIGSAARHADRVIIDVHVVL, encoded by the coding sequence ATGACGACTCCGATCCTCGAGACTCGCTACGTCTTCACCCTCACCGTGATGATCGGCGACGTCACCAGTGCCGGCGAGACCGGCATCGGCGTGCGCCGGATCATCCCGATCCATGGCGGAGAGGTGAAGGGCCCCGGTCGCGCCGGTGAGGGCATCAGCGGCAGGATCTGCAACTTCGGTGCCGACTTCCAGATCATCCGCCCCAACGAGCTGATCGACCTCGAGGCCAAATACGCCTTCGAGACCGACGACGGCGCGACCATCTACGTCGAGAACCGCGGCATCCGCTTTGGGCCGGTCGATTTGCTGCAGAAGCTCAAGCGCGGCGAGCCGGTGGACCCCAGGCTGATCTACTTCCGCACCCACCCGCGCTTCGAGACCGGCCACGAGAAGTATCGCTGGCTGATGGAGCACGTCTTCATAGGCTCCGCCGCGCGGCACGCGGACCGGGTCATCATCGACGTGCACGTGGTGCTGTAG